A single Populus alba chromosome 7, ASM523922v2, whole genome shotgun sequence DNA region contains:
- the LOC118047782 gene encoding homoarginine-6-hydroxylase 2-ODD-C23: protein MATDFKSIPIIDISPLVAKCDDPKRVQDPDVLEVVGQLDQACREAGFFYVKGHGIPDSLIKDIKNVTRKFFDLPHEEKLKIKLSAATGYRGYQRIGENITKGIPDMHEAIDCYREITPGMYGALGKIIEGVNQWPHDPPYFKVLMEEYISFCRDLSRKIMRGIALALGGSADEFEGERAGDAFWVLRVIGYPGVSNTNGQNAPENDIGCGAHTDYGLVTLVNQDDGITALQVRNLSGEWISAPPIPGTFVCNIGDMLKIWSNGMYDSTLHRVINTSPKYRVCVAYFYEPNFDAAVEPLDICKEKTGGIKKFEKAVYGEHLASKLETNFV from the exons ATGGCAACCGACTTCAAATCAATCCCAATTATAG ATATTAGTCCATTAGTGGCAAAGTGTGATGATCCGAAGAGAGTTCAAGACCCAGATGTTCTTGAAGTTGTTGGACAATTAGACCAGGCTTGTAGAGAAGCTGGATTCTTCTATGtg AAGGGACATGGTATTCCCGATTCCCTCATTAAAGATATTAAGAATGTGACACGCAAATTTTTTGATCTTCCCCATGAagaaaagttgaaaatcaaGTTGAGTGCTGCTACTGGATACAG GGGATATCAGAGGATTGGAGAAAACATAACCAAAGGCATTCCTGATATGCATGAAGCCATCGAT TGTTATAGAGAGATAACACCAGGGATGTACGGAGCGCTTGGCAAGATCATTGAAGGAGTTAATCAATG GCCACATGATCCACCTTATTTCAAAGTACTGATGGAGGAATATATCAGCTTTTGCAGAG ACTTGTCAAGAAAAATTATGCGGGGAATTGCTCTGGCTTTGGGTGGATCAGCTGATGAATTTGAAGGCGAAAGAGCTGGAGATGCATTTTGGGTGTTGCGTGTCATTGGTTATCCAGGTGTTTCCAATACAAATGGCCAAAATGCACCTGAAAACGACATAGGATG TGGAGCTCACACAGACTATG GTTTGGTGACATTGGTCAATCAGGATGATGGTATTACCGCACTTCag GTGAGAAACCTGTCTGGCGAGTGGATATCTGCCCCTCCAATTCCGGGAACATTTGTATGCAACATTGGAGATATGCTGAAG ATTTGGTCTAATGGTATGTATGATTCCACTCTGCACCGAGTTATCAACACTTCTCCAAAATATCGGGTCTGCGTAGCTTATTTCTATGAG CCCAACTTTGATGCTGCAGTGGAGCCTTTAGATATTTGTAAGGAGAAGACTGGAGGTATTAAGAAGTTTGAAAAAGCCGTTTATGGAGAGCATTTAGCAAGCAAACTTGAAACCAATTTTGTTTGA
- the LOC118047781 gene encoding 11S globulin seed storage protein Ana o 2.0101, translating to MAIDLSPKVAKKVYGGDGGSYCAWCPSDLAMLREGNIGAAKLALEKNGFALPRYSDSAKVAYVLQGNGVAGIVLPEKEEKVVALRKGDAIALPFGVVTWWYNKEDTELVVLLLGDTSKAHKTGEFTDFFLTGSNGIFTGFSTDFVCRAWDVDEEAVKSLVGNQTAEGIVKLDESFGMPEPKEEHREGFVYNCEEAPLDVDIKDGGKVVVLNTKNLPLVAEVGLGADLVMLDGSAMCSPGFSCDSALQVTYIVSGSGRVQIVGVDGHRVLETTVKAGHLFIVPRFFVVSKICDPDGMSWFSIITTPNPIFTHLAGRTSVWKALSPQVLEASLKVSPDVEQLFRSKRVKEEIFFPPPK from the exons ATGGCGATTGATCTATCACCAAAGGTGGCCAAGAAAGTATACGGAGGAGATGGCGGGTCTTACTGTGCCTGGTGCCCATCTGACTTAGCAATGCTAAGAGAAGGGAACATAGGTGCAGCCAAGCTTGCCCTTGAGAAGAATGGCTTTGCTCTTCCTCGTTACTCTGATTCTGCCAAGGTTGCGTATGTTCTTCAGG GAAACGGAGTGGCTGGGATTGTTCTTCCAGAGAAGGAAGAGAAGGTTGTTGCCCTTAGGAAGGGCGATGCTATTGCCCTTCCTTTTGGGGTTGTTACATGGTGGTATAACAAAGAGGACACTGAACTAGTTGTTCTTTTGTTGGGCGACACCTCTAAAGCCCACAAAACTGGTGAATTTACTGATTTCTTTTTGACCGGCTCCAATGGCATTTTCACCGGATTCTCTACCGACTTCGTGTGCCGAGCATGGGATGTAGATGAGGAGGCTGTGAAGTCCCTTGTTGGGAACCAGACAGCCGAGGGCATCGTCAAGCTTGATGAATCGTTTGGGATGCCGGAACCGAAGGAAGAACACCGCGAGGGATTTGTATACAATTGCGAGGAAGCTCCACTAGATGTTGATATCAAGGATGGTGGAAAGGTGGTTGTTTTGAATACCAAGAACCTTCCTTTGGTTGCTGAGGTTGGGCTCGGTGCTGATCTTGTAATGTTGGACGGAAGTGCGATGTGCTCTCCTGGTTTTTCCTGTGACTCGGCATTACAGGTGACATACATTGTCAGTGGCAGTGGCCGTGTTCAAATTGTCGGCGTTGATGGTCATAGGGTCCTGGAAACTACGGTGAAGGCTGGTCATTTGTTCATTGTTCCAAGGTTCTTTGTCGTTTCAAAGATTTGTGATCCTGATGGGATGTCATGGTTCTCCATCATCACCACTCCCAA CCCTATATTCACTCACCTGGCTGGAAGGACTTCAGTGTGGAAGGCTTTATCTCCTCAGGTGCTAGAGGCATCGTTGAAGGTATCTCCTGACGTCGAGCAGCTTTTCCGTTCCAAGAGAGTGAAGGAGGAAATTTTCTTCCCACCTCCAAAGTGA
- the LOC118047783 gene encoding uncharacterized protein gives MKSKSIFSPQNPCLKSLFSTPLESLMATSLDLNDDSPCSNPQQQQTETHENSSETALLGEPRGYLSGEARVERAWGHWSKLGRPKLIVAPMVDNSELPFRMLCRKYGAEAAYTPMLHSRIFSENEKYRREEFTTCKEDRPLFVQFCANDPDILLEAARRVEPYCDYVDINLGCPQRIARRGYYGAFLMDNLLLVKSLVEKLAINLNVPVSCKIRVFPKLEDTINYARMLEEAGCSLLAVHGRTRDEKDGKKIRADWKAIKAVKGALRIPVLANGNIRHMDDVKTCLEETGADGVLSAETLLENPALFAGFRTAEWVDDGEEGNKDGLLDQADLLVEYLKLCERHPVPWRMIRSHVHKMLGEWFRIHPQVREDLNAQSRLTFEFLYDMVNRLRELGVRIPLYLKEKDSHVQGAPEDGLAN, from the exons ATGAAATCCAAATCCATCTTCTCTCCACAAAATCCTTGTCTTAAATCTCTCTTTTCAACACCGCTAGAGTCTCTTATGGCCACTTCTCTAGACCTAAACGACGACTCTCCCTGCTCCAATCCCCAGCAACAACAAACAGAAACCCATGAAAATTCATCAGAAACTGCATTGCTTGGTGAGCCGAGGGGTTACCTGAGCGGAGAGGCTCGTGTGGAGCGTGCATGGGGTCATTGGAGTAAACTGGGTCGGCCCAAGTTGATAGTGGCTCCTATGGTGGATAATTCGGAGCTGCCATTTAGAATGCTTTGTAGGAAGTATGGAGCTGAGGCTGCTTATACTCCTATGTTGCATTCCAGGATTTTTAGTGAGAATGAAAAGTATAGAAGAGAGGAATTCACCACTTGTAAG GAAGATCGCCCCCTATTCGTCCAATTTTGCGCCAATGATCCTGATATTTTATTGGAAGCAGCGCGGAGGGTGGAACCTTATTGTGATTATGTGGATATCAATCTAGG ATGTCCTCAGCGGATTGCCAGGCGAGGTTACTACGGAGCTTTCCTGATGGATAATCTACTACTTGTGAAATCTTTAGTTGAAAAATTAGCTATCAATCTTAATGTCCCTGTGTCATGCAAAATCCGGGTCTTCCCCAAATTGGAAGACACAATTAATTATGCTAGAATGCTAGAGGAAGCTGGCTGCTCACTTTTAGCTGTCCACGGTAGAACAAGAGATGAGAAAGATGGAAAGAAAATTCGGGCTGACTGGAAGGCCATCAAGGCTGTAAAAGGTGCTCTCAGAATTCCAGTTCTTGCCAATGGGAACATACGGCACATGGACGACGTTAAGACTTGTTTGGAAGAGACTGGTGCTGATGGTGTGCTTTCAGCTGAGACCCTTCTTGAGAATCCGGCCCTCTTTGCTGGATTTCGGACTGCAGAATGGGTAGATGATGGTGAAGAGGGCAACAAAGATGGATTGCTGGACCAGGCAGATTTGTTAGTGGAGTATTTGAAACTTTGTGAAAGGCACCCTGTGCCATGGAGGATGATCCGTTCTCATGTGCACAAGATGCTAGGAGAGTGGTTCAGAATTCATCCTCAAGTAAGAGAGGATCTGAATGCACAATCCAGATTGACCTTTGAATTTCTATATGATATGGTGAATCGACTTAGAGAGCTGGGTGTGAGGATTCCACTTTATTTGAAGGAAAAGGATAGTCATGTACAAGGAGCTCCTGAAGATGGTTTGGCCAATTGA